tcttgataatgacgtgacattatgccattacagaaggaaaagattacaaaaatacatttagtttaaaactATAGTTGCAAAGGACACGACAAGCATTAGACTAAAGCAAGATATgtgttggatttgagaaagtgaaagtggggaTGCTGCACCGTAACACGTAATACAAGACACAGTAGCACAGGTGGCAGCAGCTGACACGTAATACAAGACACAGTAGCACAAGTGGCAGCAGCTGACACGTAATACAAGACACAGTAGCACAGGTGGCTGTGACAGGCAGCAGCTGACACGTAATACAAGACACAGTAGCACAAGTGGTTGTGACAGGCAGCAGCTGACACATAAAGAGAAATGGAGGATGTCTGTACTCGAGCAACAAtacaagtttaaaaaaataaatcaatacatatttgtgactgatttgagccAGTGGAGAGGGACGACAAACTTTAGTTTCAGGCTATTAATGGAAAAACGCCGAAGCGGTGAATAGCTAATATGCCTAGCCAGTCAGGGTAGTTATTGGGTAGAGGGCAGagactagcttcacttcaacacagcataGACCTCGTGACAGGACAGCTCAAGGCAAATTGAAGATttctatgtgctggcgcaacattacaagtCAAGTGCATGGACATTTATCAAATGGGTACACATATTCATGACTGATTTgataaagtcaggatgacaatttgGTCTCTCGGGtaatgagagagggatgggaaatTCCGAAACGCCGAAACGGCGCATAGCTACACTCCattggctggctagctagctgggtgtgttgagggggatGCTACCTCAATATCTCCCGGACCCTGTCCCTGGGTCACGTCTCGCATCTCCGTCTCCACCTACTCCTCTGGTTCCCCTGTTCGAACCATCTCCCCCGTCGCAGCCTCCTCCTCATTCTGCACCACCTGTAcactcgttgatgcaccggcggccccactgtcccaacctgagatcGAGCTGTGTGGTTCACCACCTCCCACGGCCGCACTTGAGCTAGCtgagctcgagctggtggtgcttttagctttgaacaagtctgtgattttagcacatttttcTGCGTCTTCTTTTAGTTTTTGCTTTGGCTTCTCCACGCGCTTGTCATaacctttctttctccatattgCGTAATGTATCCTCTGCTCCACTACCAGAGCTTTTTTTACCaaatagccaccatccaagtcaacAAAATTTGGGATGATGCTGCTGATACTGACAGTTGGGTCAAGCGAAGCGAGGTGctgcagggaggggcgggccttcgagAAACAgggcatttcattggactaggccaatgtgcctcaggagaagcatccaatgggccccgatgtgtcatttttttttaccgtcacagacaattaaaataatatatatatatttattattatttccgaGGGCCCGAAAggcgcgagggcccaccgggatttgcccggtacgccagatggccagtccaggcctggatgTGCTATTAATAAAGAGATGCAGTTTCAGTGGTTTAACTGCTTGCAGGTAATTGCAATAACATGAATAGAATCCCCGTTCTCTGGCAATGTATTTCCTTATCATGGATTTAATATGAAACAAAAATCAAACTATATGGGACTCTGAAGCAAGCTTCAGTCGgccatacactgtgcgatattttcagtcatgggtattaagctcctgctcacactgcacgaggaaatttaaaaattcatatctcacgactcactatacgagccgacggtcggatgcgagcagaacaTGGGAGGGAACATGCACGCCtggggtggagatgaggacgcgatcaagagcgatttgcacggccctattaactagtgcatgtgtagtgtcaaatcggatcgtaacactgctttaactgtgtgatttAGTCACGAAGCACGActaggatttcaaacagttttgattttcttgcgaccctgcgactgcacgatcgtgaggcgaaatcgcttgtcgttaagccatgtacactgcacgatgcgagactcacgattgacctgtgattgagcaagaaataggcccgactcccaaaaagtcgtgttagtgccaaatcggggggaaatcggggcaaaagttgcacagtgtaagccaggcacgtgcactccaatacggcaggggaggcacggcctcaccagctccagatgagaatgatgagatgcagttaatgtgaataatagtaacaataacagctattgttttcgagcatctgtaccataactaccatttgagcagtatttaaacagtttcactcattttcaatcatttccgtggccaaaatcgtaatatttgcccatatcatgtcaaattgctccgaatatgctgcatttgggccaactctgaactggcctcagcccggattgcgcaatccctcgttaacaagcttgtgcgcatgcgccatgttgctcgttctgtgaatgcaacctggtaatattgtattaaacgtttttatacacttaatagaagtatgtatgttgtgccctcatttcctgatattttttaaatattttctacgtgtgattatcatttctttactctggacgctttggcataacgtccactgaaagatacaatggtgaggccagcagtagcctggccgcagactccttctggtgttgagtcttgctggacagttacgtcatagcgaatctgaagttcacaatacagtcagtcggtgttgttggctagcttggtcactttgactgctacaagtggatttcataacgaaactaagagcattctcaaagttggatttccaaggggaaaatatgtgataaagaatggaggaccgacagagctgaagggtttgctactcaggtgactggtcagaataactacccgatcatttcaaagtgagtggtacaacactgcagaaaatatttgttgtttcccctgtgtcttgtttgcaaccggcgagaatgtgtggaagaccattcgcatgggattttacgacttaacaatttactaaggactaaggagcctcacgaaacacaaatcctcgcggctactcatattcaatgccaaattgctttggacgtttggggcgacgtttggggctttggatgaacagcaccggctaaagtaacgttagcatgcaagtgaaggaaaagagcggcgcatggacctgatgcacgagttcaggtaagaccaatttcctatgtgtgtgaagcctgtgtttgtgagacccgtggggagacagagaatccgccgtgattctgtccagtgtggtagcttttgtgatgggcaccggattctcatgtgtccggtaactgtttgtaaagttgagtacagggtacccttgaggtaaatcaaatatacccgtgtaactacaagactctgatttaattccaaggtgtaggcataacagaaatgacagtcccaaaatatttggtgaccatatcgaagcgtgtaatatctgtttacgttgacattcgcttcctgccacacctttgtcccacatctactctcccctcgcctcccctcccctcctctcccctcctctcctttcctctccccctctcctctcctttcctctccccctctcctctcttttcccatctcctctcctgtcctctcttttcccatatcctctcctcttctctcttttcccatctcctctcctcttctctcttctcctctccctctcctctcctctccttgagctcctctccactcatcctcctttctcctctcatctcctctcctctctcttctcctcccctctcctcctctctcatctcctctctcctcttctctcctcctctcctctcccctccccttctctcctctcctctcctcttctctcctctcctctccactactctcctctcctctgctctgctctgctgtccacattggtgatgtgtggtttatctgagaccactgtttgaatcctgtgtgtgtgtgtgtgtgtgtgtgtgtgtgtgtgtgtgtgtgtgtgtgtgtgtgtgtgtgtgagagatctaatagcattttctctgcggaaatgcagtaagcttatgtcaaaatatgtaggcctaccttatgttaagaaagctgctatgacatatggaatttgtcggtaggcctattcggcaattatttatttgaaaatctgatattgaaaaagttgcctcaccagccataaatcccagcgcacgtcactggtgtaagcccagctttaggaaGACGATTGCTTGAATAGTGCCATGAGCCTAAATATAGCTAATATAATTTGTAAAGAGGACACAAATAGACAAAGCAACAttcaaagtgatactgtcccatttttggaaataagcttattgtacacctaTTCTTtaactttctcctgtactttcaactgttctatGACTATGTcattgcaaattttacctctaagctagcagtaaACATTGAGACCTATAAGACCAGTTGGCCGCCCCTGCcagagtccctgccagaacacgagttccctcattgaaaccaatggaaatcaatgaccaattgttcagatattttttacccatttttgcagacaaatccgacacaatttaagatggaaagcctatcaataaagcatctacattcctactggaagtattacaaagagctggttacaatttcagtattaattccataaaataatcgaagaattgtcataacaaatgttacggtttcattcaaatagctcatattaagtggaggacgagtaatgtttcataagcatatgtttagttcataaattatgtaattcattctgcaaaaaatagtattattttctctcaaaaaatttaattggtttcaatgagggcactcgtgttctggcagggactcgcttttcggcacgacagggatcattccatcattggcactgaattcagcggcgcttacgcgcaaaagccgagtttcaacTACCGCCAGCTtctgacaccgttccaccactgaagatcagctgcgccttggctagtttTACTTCAGCcacgctcatcaaagctggcgttgcgctcatgcacgttgtacaggggaagtccatatcaacgattgtcgaaaatgcgatcatatggggcacctaagtcacaccctctacttcctggttcatggggcagagggagtcaaaaatgattactgggcttgaaaattagtgatttttggatttgtggagcataggtggaggtccaaggtttggattggtgccaaaaaaacactcattttcaagcccagtaattattttttgactccccctgccccatgaaccaggaagtagagggcgtgacttaggtgccccattgtagactggggcatgccttgtcaaatcaagtctttatcggacactctactctactctactctactctacacatgatgcgagcatctgtaggtgagcggtaacgtaACTGCACTCTGATTGAGGGGCTCACGTTCAATCCCCAACTCAATCATCAAAGGGAGAGCCTCGTCCAAACCTCGAATGCCAATgcgtaaaaataaaatgcttgcatcatctaaggtgttttaattttatctttcagaagaatttattttcggattaaataaagtattgaactcggatttggggttaacgccattgatggaatggtcccctggtctcatgggagtcaatgttaactgctagcttggaggtgaaatatGCACGgacatactcagagaacggcagaaactacaggagaaaggtaaagctcaattatttaactcaaggagatatgtacaataagcttatttccaaaaatgggacagtatcactttaagtataaCTTTGTTTTATTTACGTGTAAGACTGTAGGAGCCATTCTTGGGTTTTGTTTTGGCCTGACAGTTGGTTTGTTGATATATGTTTTTGTGAAGTGTGACACCTGCTGGCAGAATTTGTCCCTGCACCTTGGTGATTCACCTGGTAGCCTAATTGGCCCAGTTGAATAATCAGCCAGCTTTTCTTTGTAAGAAAGATCTCGCATTGATCATTGAGCATTAGGCTTTTGGAAAGACAAAGATGCCAGCAGGAAAccattttcaatgttgcattATTTATGTTGTTCTTTTGGATGGTATTCTTGTTTTGGAAACTTGGAAATGTACAATTGATGAACTTTAGAAACTGGAAGAAACTTTTAAACGTCTTTTTAACCAATTGAAACACCTTCTTGGCGTCAAGATGTAGTGCTGACAAGCAGTCACTTCACTATAAAGACCCTCAGTAGGCTATTGCCCTGGCTGAGTTTGCTATGCGAAATTAACCACGATGGGTCCCTTATTTTTTCATGTAAAAAAATCATATATAtcactcattatttatttatttacaaatcacaccctggtgCCAACACAATCTTTGCTGCCACATCTTCTATCTCATTGCATGCTTACAGCTGACGTCATTACGCCTCCACCCTctgttaaccctctagctaccataacggccgtgaacgtccggctggatctgtaccagaacggccgcggccggccggaatattttcatatgaattttcatatattttcatattttcatgcagtttttccagctttcaaacactttagctcaatattatagaccctcctcgatatactttcagtataaaaactatatgtttatattattttatttttcagtattttagattttattacgagatgcgccgctttatgcgatttggcaatctgccttcaattcaaatgacggccgtccgagattggatggctacaaacacaaccattctgtttctacaaccaatatacactaaatatgaaaacttccaaccctcttcgatctattttcatggtcaacagcacatgtttatgactattttaggctattttagatcatgttgttttattaggcttatgagatggtgttcaactgtgatgagttctgccatggtcctaaatagcaaacacaactgtccagccgatgtctacacgctacatattaaaaatgtaaaccgtcttcggtgtgttttcagagtcaaaccatatgttggtatccaactatcttagtttcctggaacaacgatgcgacagctctgcgtaacagcgcatctggaagcgcagcatgataggctattcattttgcgtgtcagctttggcaaagcagtcaaggactgttactactgtgtccttcacaaaaatgtgcgttgagttgaatgctaacttccaataatcgcctaccaacgtggtgtttgtagcacttcaattccgtattactcggtgatgcctggcgcgtcttacctgtgccaaattgggaggggaaacttccttacagctccattcatgtcctggctGCTATCGCTGACACTTCTCCGGTTATccgtacacgtctttggcatggtttagttcaaacattattagctagtgtagtccattacagttataccgcttgaaaccgcttgaaaccgcttgaaaacaggacttttgggtgaacgacatttgttgtcgtcacatgatcattgttcaactttgaccctggatggatggatggatagaccaaggatagatagatagatggatagagagatcgatagagagatagataggcctaaatatatagatatatagatagataggcctagataatatcggattttatcacatttttatcatttaatccacatcaaaggcactctatgggaatactgaacaattaattacccataaatgatataccatttgaaagtgtgttttctctactttaatatgaaagtaacttgtaattgacacttttcatttcttttcaagttatttgacattgtttagaatatgacaaaaatgacaatttttccttagaattcctggtaggattccggcctattcaaaaaaaattctggtagctagagggttaacagGTGCGAGAAATTGTCCGCAGGTCCGCGTTTCCTCGTATTCCAGGCGTTTACACAGCGCTAGATCACATCTGTGCTGGAGTGAATACAGTATACAGGCTCTGGCGTCTTCAAATCATTCCCCATGTGTActcatttttcagtattttagtgtaAATGAACAGTGCATTCGCAATAGATACAATATAGACACAAATCACTGTAAATTGGCTCTGGGATTTCATTAATTGTTACTTGTATATGCATTTCATTTGTCCCTCAGAGTCTCTGATGACAACTTCCTGAAGGAGAATCAAGCAGCAGATACATTAGCcaccgctagcagctcccactcctCAGATGCCACAGTGATGTACCTCACAAACAGTAGCCAGCAGCATACAGGAGCACAGCTGCCCTCTGTCAGGTAAGACACTCAAATGTTATGGCTCTGTGTGATTCTCAAACTGATATTAACAAGACCACCACATTAACAACTataatttaagtgtgtgtgtgtgtgtgtgtgtgtgtgtgtgtgtgtgtgtgtgtgtgtgtgtgtgtgtgtgtgtgtgtgtgtgtgtgtgtgtgtgtgtgtgtgtgtgtgtgtgtgtgtgtgtgtgtgtgtgtgtgtgtgtgtgtgtgtgtggtggctaagTAGACAGGGAAGAATCTGTCAAACATGTGCTGACATCCAGGACCCTGGCCACTGGTGTGTGATGCCACCCTCTATCTCCTTGGAGAGTGGagggtgtgtgtacactgtgagcTCTGCTGCAGGGAGCCATGAGTGCTCAGAGTCCGGTCTGCGCTGGTTGTGTGCTGGTCCAGTCACCCTGCAGTACCGCATCAGCAAGGAGGAGTTGTTCTCGGCCCAGCTGCAGATGTTAGAGTACCGACCCGCGGTTCCTCTGATGGAAATCAAGCTTCTGTCAGGAGAGCTGGAGGAAGTCTACCTGCCCCACTCCCTCTGCCTGGGTGGCTCTGACCCAGCTAAGCTAGGAGACGCAGTCAGGGCCCTGCATGGCGACAACAGCAGCATTTCCCTGGAGACATGTGAACTGAGGCGTTTCCATGGCAGGCTCTCAGCACGGCATTTTTCTCTGTGGCAGTTCGTAGTATGGTTGGGTTTCCCAGTGAGGGACCACTGTGAGGTGCTGGTCTATAAGCACAAGCCTCAACCGCTGGTCTTGCACATCTACGTTCTGCCCTTGCGCTCCTCAGCCAAGCAGGGGAAGCAGGAGAAGTATGAACGAAGTCAAGCCATTCTCAAGCTACCCGACACCATCTCACTCTTGATGGGCTCCACACTCCAGCTGTGCACCTCCTGCCCGTCTGTAGTTAGCTCAGAGGTGCCGTTCACCTGCTACACCGCCCACGCCTCCTTTGAGGTGCATGTGGAGGAGCTTCCTAAGGAATTCGATATGGAGCTCCAAAGCACTAAGGAGAACAAACCCATTTGGAAAGTCACAATGTGGCAGGATACGGACTACCCTGAAACTCTACAACACACCGACTCACAGAGCAGAGTTAAAAAGTCCCAAACAGGTAAGATTGTTTATGTTCTAGGAaatggaaggttgcaggttcaaatgtcATTTCCATGACTGAATTGCTCTTGACCAAAGTTTCCTAACATTAGGAATGTAAGAAGACTGTAACTAGTACTACTACATGCCCCAGGGCATGTAACCAATACTTGGTacctactaggggtgtaaatcacagcctccatggcgaCACGATTTGATATCGATTTCCACTACTATTATGTTGCAAAACTTACTGGACCTCATATATGTTCCTCAAtacacatataggctacataaactTGGTGGTTGATATTTGCTTACAAACTAGGCCTACCTCAAACAGAGCTATCAACAAGGAAAAATCACTAAGCATTACACTGCATCAATATACGGCCCTACTCCATCGTACATACACAAAACATAAAATACATTGATAGAGTTAGCCTACAGTTATTTAAAAAACTGTACATCTATAGTATTGGATTAGATTACTTTAGTGGCTTTTTGGTAATATCCCTGATTTGAATGCCCCCTGAAATGCCATTTCTGCTTTGCATTCATGACGTGATGTAACAACAGACATGACGGAGCAGCAGCAGATGGAGGTGGCCAAGCTCATGGGTGGGGAGTGGAAGCAGGTGGGCATCCTCTACCTGGGACTCTCCATACAGGAGCTGGACAAGATCCAGGAGTCGGAGCGAGATGCGACCATGCAGCGCTTCCGCATGCTGAGCCAATGGATGAGGCAGCACAAGGGCAAAGCTGGAATCTCAGAGCTGCACCGCTGTCTGAATCAGCATGACGTACCCAATGGTGTCAGAGACTGTCTGGAAagtgaggttttgtgtgtgtatgcgtgtgtgcgagcgtgccttTGTGATGTTTGTCTGATAGTGACAATGCATGAAAACACTGGATGAAAACTTGTAGAAGGTTGTTTAGGTAAGCTAAACATACACTCATACTTTCTCTTCAATTTTAGGTATGTTGAAGGGCACCAGCGGCAAATGAGTTTACAGGACGGATGGAAGAAAGGTATCCATCAAAACCAACTGAACTTTGTGTCAGTGATGGAAAAACGTCCAATGGGATCAAACAGCAACAACCAAAGCAGACCAGTGTGTCTTCTGAGttgtttagggtgtgtgtgtgtgtgtgtgtgtgtgtgtgtgtgtgtgtgtgtgtgtgtgtgtgtgtgtgtgtgtgtgtgtgtgtgtgtgtgtgtgtgtgtgtgtgtgtgtgtttgttgacaaataAAGCCTCTTCTTAACTGCTAATGGTGTTTCTGTGGCGATCTCTGCCTATAAATGATGAGCTTACATTTTTGAATGCTGCAGATCTGTTTTTAGGCCACCTGGCACCCATCGGTTCaataaaaactccttg
The sequence above is a segment of the Engraulis encrasicolus isolate BLACKSEA-1 unplaced genomic scaffold, IST_EnEncr_1.0 scaffold_143_np1212, whole genome shotgun sequence genome. Coding sequences within it:
- the LOC134442295 gene encoding uncharacterized protein LOC134442295, translated to MRFLWSDVVHHLFIAKNTVLLWRGCWKGSPLSRCLLSEKNIAYLASALTSHSSRLTQLKLYDVSIPDESAAEKLRALENDPHCQMKFYSCVPHPDDPSKWRLSLICRVLEDSEVTTPSAFHQQQSQEMEHYSCDPDGPCKRWLLLSCRVLEDSEVTTPSAHPQQQSQEVSDDNFLKENQAADTLATASSSHSSDATVMYLTNSSQQHTGAQLPSVSGGCVYTVSSAAGSHECSESGLRWLCAGPVTLQYRISKEELFSAQLQMLEYRPAVPLMEIKLLSGELEEVYLPHSLCLGGSDPAKLGDAVRALHGDNSSISLETCELRRFHGRLSARHFSLWQFVVWLGFPVRDHCEVLVYKHKPQPLVLHIYVLPLRSSAKQGKQEKYERSQAILKLPDTISLLMGSTLQLCTSCPSVVSSEVPFTCYTAHASFEVHVEELPKEFDMELQSTKENKPIWKVTMWQDTDYPETLQHTDSQSRVKKSQTDMTEQQQMEVAKLMGGEWKQVGILYLGLSIQELDKIQESERDATMQRFRMLSQWMRQHKGKAGISELHRCLNQHDVPNGVRDCLESMLKGTSGK